Part of the Acidimicrobiia bacterium genome, CTTTGGTAGGTGATCTGAAGGCAGGTATCCCTCAGGACATCAGCGCGATAACCGGCATATCTAGCATTCGGCGATCCCATCTCCCGGGCAGACATGTTTGTTCCAGACTTGTTGTTCCGGGTTGATGTCTGACACCGCCCTGACCAGGACGCCCCTTATTCGAGCGTCTCGGAGTTCTCAGGTAGCTTGTAGGCCCCGTTGTTGGCGGGCGCCGGGCCGTCGAAGAGGCCCCGGGCCGCGGTCATGGTGATGTTCATATGGCCGCTCGCGCAGTTGGTGGCGGTTTCGATGTCGCCGGCCCGGGCAGCCTCGGCCATGATCCGGTGGTCACGATTGCCGTGTTTGGTCATCTCGGGACGGAAGCGCATGGCGGTGGTCAGGAAGGCCATCGCACTGTCGTGGAGGATCCCAACGAATGAGGCGAGCATTGGGCTGCCACAGATTTCCATGAACACCCCGTGGAACTCCCGATTGAGCGGCACCCAATACGTCGGGTCGCTGTTCGCTTCCATTTGATCACACAGCTTGTCGAGACGTTTGGCGATGGTAGGGGTCATCTTGGGCACCGCCAGCCGCATCACCATTGGCTCCAGCACCCGACGCAGCTCAAAGGTCTCCCAGAGCTCCTCGATGTTGAGCTGGCTGACCACCGCCCCGCGGTGGGAGTCGAACTTCACCAATCCTTCCGAAGTCAGGTCGAGGAGGGCCTCCCGCACGGGGGTGGTGCTCACCGAGTAATCGGTGGCTATCTGGGTTTGGATGAGACGGGCACCGCCGGGGATCTCGCCAGACAGGATCTGGCGTCGTAGTTGATCTCGGACGTATTCCCTTGCTGTAGTTGGTCGCAGAGTCATCTCCTGGCCTCCTGTGGCCGTGTCATCAATTTACTTGGCGTCTGTTTCGTGCATGACATGTTCACGTGTTGTCGGATGTCGACGCCCCTTCCGAGGGAACCACCGGAACTAGTAGGAAGGAGTTGGTCTTCCCGCCGAGGTGCAACGTGATCTGGCTGTCGAAAATCTCAGTCGGGCGGTCGTCGAGGTCGGTGTGCGCGAAGGGCCCGATGCCCCGGTTGGCGTAATGAAAGCTCTTGGCGAAATCGGTCAGCTCCCCGTCGTAGCGGTAGTCGTTGCTCCGCACGGTGAGGCCGAGCCGGTAGCCCGGAGGAATCACGATCGAAGTTGGCCAGATCTCAATATCGAGTTCGTACACCTGGCGGGGGACGAGCGGTTCGGCGGCCTCGTGTGGGTGATAGGGCCGGTAGGGAAGTGACCTCTCTGGATCCAAGGCCCGGTGGGAGGCCCGGAGCCAACCCTGGGCCACTGGAGTGTTGGGGTCAAGAGCGCCCATGAAGGTAACTTCGCGGTTGTCGGTGTCGAACAGCCTCACAATGAGAAACAAGTCGGCGTCGTTGGTCTCCGACGAGATAAACAACTTGGCCGCCAAGGGACCGGTGATCTCCGTGGTGGTCTCGAAGGCAGCCGTGGTGAAGGTGACTCCTTCTCCGGCGGTGTCGTACTCCACTCGGGCTGGATCGCAGGAGTGGGGTGAAAGCCCGGCGTCGCTGGTGAGATGGTAGCGAGTCCATTCGGTCCTGGCGAGGGGCCACTGGTGCTCGAAACGGT contains:
- a CDS encoding GntR family transcriptional regulator; translation: MTLRPTTAREYVRDQLRRQILSGEIPGGARLIQTQIATDYSVSTTPVREALLDLTSEGLVKFDSHRGAVVSQLNIEELWETFELRRVLEPMVMRLAVPKMTPTIAKRLDKLCDQMEANSDPTYWVPLNREFHGVFMEICGSPMLASFVGILHDSAMAFLTTAMRFRPEMTKHGNRDHRIMAEAARAGDIETATNCASGHMNITMTAARGLFDGPAPANNGAYKLPENSETLE